In Papio anubis isolate 15944 chromosome 20, Panubis1.0, whole genome shotgun sequence, a single window of DNA contains:
- the FBXO17 gene encoding F-box only protein 17, translating to MGARLSRRRLPADPSLALDALPPELLVQVLSHVPPRALVTRCRPVCRAWRDIVDGPTVWLLQLARDRSAEGRALYAVAQRCLPSNEDKEEFPLCALARYCLRAPFRRNLIFNSCGEQGFRGWEVEHGGNGWAIEKNLTPVPGAPSQTCFVTSFEWCSKRQLVDLVMEGVWQELLDSAQIEICVADWWGARENCGCVYQLRVRLLDVYEKEVVKFSASPDPVLQWTERGCRQVSHVFTNFGKGIRYVSFEQYGRDVSSWVGHYGALVTHSSVRVRIRLS from the exons ATGGGCGCCCGGCTTTCGCGGCGACGGCTGCCGGCGGACCCGTCCCTGGCCCTGGACGCGCTGCCCCCGGAGCTGCTGGTGCAGGTTCTGAGCCATGTGCCTCCACGCGCCTTGGTCACGCGATGCCGTCCAGTGTGCCGCGCCTGGCGCGACATAGTGGACGGGCCCACCGTGTGGCTGCTGCAGCTGGCCCGCGACCGCAGCGCTGAGGGCCGCGCACTCTATGCAGTGGCCCAACGCTGCCTGCCCAGCAACGAAGACAAGGAGGAGTTCCCGCTGTGTGCCCTGGCGCGCTACTGTCTGCGCGCGCCCTTCCGCCGCAACCTCATCTTCAACTCCTGCGGAGAGC AGGGCTtcagaggctgggaggtggagcaCGGCGGGAACGGCTGGGCCATAGAAAAGAACCTAACACCGGTACCCGGAGCGCCTTCACAGACCTGCTTCGTGACCTCTTTCGA ATGGTGCTCCAAGAGGCAGCTTGTGGACCTGGTGATGGAAGGTGTGTGGCAGGAGCTACTGGACAGCGCCCAGATTGAGATCTGTGTGGCTGACTG GTGGGGTGCTCGAGAGAACTGCGGCTGCGTCTACCAGCTCCGGGTCCGCCTTCTGGACGTGTATGAAAAGGAAGTGGTCAAGTTCTCAGCCTCACCTGACCCGGTCCTTCAGTGGACTGAGAGGGGCTGCCGACAG GTCTCCCACGTCTTCACCAACTTTGGCAAGGGCATCCGCTACGTATCTTTTGAGCAGTACGGGAGAGACGTGAGTTCCTGGGTGGGGCACTATGGTGCCCTTGTGACCCACTCCAGCGTGAGGGTCAGGATCCGTCTGTCCTAG
- the MRPS12 gene encoding 28S ribosomal protein S12, mitochondrial produces the protein MMSWSGLLRGLNTSLTCGPALVPRLWATCSMATLNQMHRLGPPKRPPRKLGPTEGRPQLKGVVLSTFTLKPKKPNSANRKCCRVRLSTGREAVCFIPGEGHNLQEHHIVLVEGGRTQDLPGVKLTVVRGKYDCGHVQKKK, from the exons ATGATGTCCTGGTCTGGCCTTCTCCGTGGCCTCAACACGTCCCTAACTTGTG gcccagctctggtTCCCCGGCTCTGGGCCACCTGCTCCATGGCTACCCTGAACCAGATGCACCGCCTGGGGCCTCCCAAGCGGCCGCCTCGGAAGCTGGGCCCCACGGAAGGCCGGCCGCAGCTAAAGGGTGTGGTCCTGTCCACGTTCACCCTCAAGCCCAAGAAGCCTAACTCGGCCAATCGCAAGTGTTGTCGAGTACGGCTCAGCACGGGCCGCGAGGCCGTCTGCTTCATCCCCGGGGAGGGTCACAATCTGCAGGAGCACCACATTGTCCTTGTGGAGGGCGGCCGCACCCAGGACCTGCCGGGCGTCAAGCTCACCGTTGTGCGTGGCAAGTACGACTGTGGCCACGTGCAGAAGAAGAAGTGA